The stretch of DNA ATCAACATTTTTGCACGTGTTATATTATCGAGTGAAAAAGCCACTATATCACTGGAAATTAATATAGCAATTTTGTAGATTCTTGAAGCTGCAGTgtaacatattattaaaaatatatgtatattaagaCATTAATAAGGTTGTCATGTTATGGGTGCTAATGGAGTgcctttgaaaatattttttgatatgAGGTTCTAGAAATGACCACAAGGGGGTGCAACTGGCATTTCTCCCCCTGTTGCAACTGGTGGTAAATGGAACTCTCTATACGAAATCAAAGTTAGAAATGGGACGTTTCAGCTGCACCCCCCTGGTTTGTCCTGTTTCAAACTGTCTCACTTTTTATGGGTGTAAAAATTGTAAACAAATCCTGGATAGTATTTATactaaaagcatggcttgaaactcacactagccctgcactcAGTCCTGGGTTTTTGGAACGACCTTAATTATATTAGATAAATTATACTATAAGTAAAATGCTCCTTCCTATAGCTGCTTGAAGAAGTTCTATGAACCAATTGCCTCAGGTGTGGCCCATTCCTGCTGTGATGAGGAATGTGATCAGTTTTTTCAAACTCCtagtcatttcaataatataactAAAGCAGGGAAGTTCTAAAACCCAGGACTAGTACAAGCATAAGAAATTTACCAGAACATGTAATCTATTAAACACTTCTTTTTTTGACAAAAGCCTTGCCTAAGCTGGAGGAGAAGGTCCAGAAGCTGGACGTAGCCTGCAGAACCAAAGCACGGATGAAAGCGGGGTCTGAATTGAACCTTCTGTCTCTGGGGAAGGCTGTGAAACACACCTCCTTCAGACAGTCGCTGGCTTTCAACTCCACAGGGTCAGAGGTAttgaacacagaaaacaattcaaatacTACTATAGAATCGCTCTGTCAGTCCTGCTAGTGAAAACCACACAGATCTTCTTTACCCCTGAGATTTGGGGATGTTGTGGTGAAAATAatcaaggcatttttttttttcatgagagaTCTGAAGGATTGCAGTGGTAGCGATTTGTAGGAGAGTCTTAGCAAGCACAGTGTTtcataaaataatcttttatattGTAGACACACAGTTGTTCTTTAGAAATGTGCTTATCTTGTAATACGGGTCTGAACGGGTAGATTGTCAGAATGCCAGATGCTCCAGCCCCTAATGAGGAGTCTTTTACAACCCAAATGCTGGCCTGAGTGTGTTGTTCCTTCCTTGAATCAATACCACTTCATAAAAACAAATGCCAGCAACTCAGATATCATTTTATTGGCACAAACATGATTtccttatttagttttaattcatAACATTTTCAATAACGCATCCATTAAAAAGGGTTTAATTTGAACAGCATGGCTGACCGTTAGTAATATCGTTGGTTGTGTTTTTACAGGGAAGCTTTCTGAGTCCCTTACTGAGACGAACAGTTTCGGCAAAAAGCTCGCTAAAGAGAACCACCTCTTCCATTCTCAGAAGAAAGGTTTGCATTTCACTTGATTCAGTAACGCTTTTTCATGTTGCGGTTTAATGACCTGCTCGATAATAATCTCAACACAAGGTTGTATGATCGGTTTTTAGAGAGCCGGGggcctattttaattatctacagTCATCAGTCTTAATAACGCCACCTTAACAATTCTAAGCTTGATTGACGTTGTATGTAGTAATGTTAGTAATCAATAGATCACTCCTGATGAACCCCTAGCtggattaatacagagttaaagagTGGCGGTATTTAGCTCCGCcacagtttaggtcattaaaatagCCCCTCTGGGAATTAAAGCTAAATATTTAGATTGATCTGTTTTATaactctgttgtgtttttttttttgttttgtttttataggaaTGGGAAACAAAGGCTCCTGTTTAGTTCAGCCCTCCCTTCTATCTTCAGCTCTTTCTACCGCTTGCCCTAGCGAGAGAAAGAATATATTGCAGGAATATATTATTACTGTGCGTGTGGATCATgcattcgttttgtttttttgtactttttttaaaaataataattaaacatttaactttGTATTATATTGGTATTTTCACCTAATGCTGTGTCTGTTTTGAAGCAATGGATTCCTTTCACGAGAGTGACCTGTAATTGCTTTTATTAACGTGTAACAGTAaagacaaatactgtatttacacctTAAATAAAATCACTAACCATTTCAAGAGGACTTGAATGTTTCTTTTCTATGGAAAGTGTAAATGTAATGTCACAAAAGGTCTCCCTGTCTGATGGCCACACGGGTACCAAACATTTATTCAGATCATTTTCTGCCATACACGTCCATTTACcatacaggtctcaaatgtgtagttttgaaagaaacacatgtgtttatatttctaaaacatgatatctggtccTACATTAGGTTATCtcagtttgcaagccttgctttcacaTTTTCCAGCACCCCTAATGACTGACacgctttgcagccagtaagatgctttgaccccaaagacactgttGGGGTGAAATTATCTCAGAAATAAAGCAGTATCTTACTTCTTGGAAGGCAAGACATGCTAACAAACCTTCCCCAGAGTCATGCAGCTGAACTAGCAGAACTCAACAAAGGCATTATCCAGCATGTGGACACCTACCTTGTACCACAGTATGGAAGCTAAGACCACCAGGGACACCTTTCATGTTTAAAGTTCCAGTTTACTGGGGTAATTTATCTAAGGGCAAAGCCTTCTTCATCACCAGTCAAGTCCTTGTTAGTCCTCTTTGATAATTGTGATGGAGCAGGGGGAGGATAAAGGAAAATGTAGTCTTGAGGTTAAAAAGGGTAGCAGGACTACATCTCCCATAATGCCTTGGGGGCTGATTGGCTATTGAGCCAATAATGAGagacacctgcctgtgatcaagAAGGACTGTTTATATAAGCAGGACTGCACTATTTGGGGGCTGTCTGTCTTCCTCTGGTCGAGAAGCTTCTGTGGGCAGACCTGGTTTTTATGAAAGGACTTTTCTAGGTTTAGCTAGCGTTTCTCTGTGGGATTAGACTTGGTTTTGCATGAATAAATACACACTTTTCTACTTGGGGGGTGAAAACTGGAAtatagaaattaatttaaatattgaagacattgagacaCCATGTGTTTATCAATGTATTTACTGAAGTTtctgttagtatttctaaatatccatttatatatcatatatatatatatatatatatatatatttatcatatatatatatattaccaccACATATACATATGTAAACTGCCTACTAACGAAATGTCATTGAGCTCCCTTCTAAATAtccttatttttttagtttttgtattgattttgaaACCAGGCGCTGGTttaaataaattagcaatacataGTTTACAACAGAGCTCGAACGGGATTAGTTAACATAAGGCCACACACAAATTGGGAAAGTGTGTTTCCACATAACTGATAATGGAAAGGTGTATGCCCGCTTCCAGGACTAATACATTTGTTGTGACGGCCATACCAGTAAGTCGTGAAATGGTACATTTCTAAATACGAAAGCTGGGAGGATACATTATTAAAAAGCCAAACACGTTTTACTGTTGTTGGAAATATAGAGACTTCAGACTAGAGTTCACCATATAGCCACGACGGAGGCACCGTAACGTTTGACAACATTTCCAAATTCTTGCCTGCACAAGACACTCCCACACCCGAAGCCAGCCTCTAAGAACAAACAGCCGTGCCAGCTGACACAACACGGAACATCAGTTTGTTTTCGTGGTTTATGTGTATTAAATCGTGGCGTCGGAACcgtataaatgcatttaaaaatattacttcagcaaagttaaaaaaaaacgcCGTCGACCGACGATGGAGGTGTTCAGCAAGCTGACATCTCTGTTCCAGCAGGCGCTGGAGACGGTAAGTTAAAAAAGGGAGTTAGAGCTCGCTGCGCCCGCAAGAAAATACACTTTTGTCCCCGGCTTTAACATGGCCTGGTGGTAGTAAGTCACGTAAAAATAAGTGcggttctttattttttaaattcagtgtGCAAATCAAGCATTGCAGTTGGTATCCTTTGTTTACATAGTTTAATGTCTTACACGGTCATATATTTGCTGATGAATGTCTCCGATTTTTCAGTTCCAAGAATCAACAGGTAGTTTTTTTCATAGACGAACAAGCACAGGTAGCTAGCTTTCCTTGCGCCAAGGCAGGTACGCTGCTGGATTTATATATGAAGCTGGAACTAAGTACTGCAAGTAAAAGGctttttagtatttgttttttaaattgtacaattCCCCCGAACTGTCATTTAAAAAGTTACATCTTTTTTTAGGTTGCATAGGTCTGGGAGACATAGGCAAGTACACCGATTCGCTTCATTGGCGACCCTACATATTTCAAATACCGTAGTCTACCTACCGTATTTACGTGGAAAACGCCTTTGGCAAATTTGCAAATGTAGTTTGGTCTAGTTCCCATCTTTTAGTGTGCGTATTGCTCATTTTAACATGGAAAAAACAAATCTATTCTACCGTGTTGGTAGTATTCAAGGGTTTCCCATATGATCGATTTCTTATCTGTGGcgttggtattattattattattaataatgatacattaacaatgttattattatttttttttctcctaccCAGCGAGAGCCCTCAGTTAATTTACACGATTCCTTTGTGGAACACTGGAAAGGAATTACAAACTATTACATAGAAACCTCTGGTAAGCACCCAGTCAGTCTTTGCTGCTGCTTCAAGTTTGTCTATTCCATTCTTCATTTCAGTTCATTCATTTCAGTATGTTGTAAGATGTGCATTCATGTATATAGAGCTTCCAGTCAATACAAACCCTCATCATTCACACACATTTTGGGATGGTTTCAAAGACCCACATTATCCCTGCACAACTTTAATtaataacattaggtagtcctaATTAATGGTCATCAGGGTCTGTTGCATTAAGCAAATTCACTTCATGCTGTCAAGGAGTTTTTTGAGTTTGAAAACTGTAATCCACCaatgattttgtagtttttcttttcagattccCAATAAATGCTTGCTTATAATATGTAGATTCATGTAAAACATGATACCATCTATAAAACTAATgtgaatgcaaaaaataaataaaaggaattgTTTTTTGGCATATGTAATTTCACGtggtatttactattttttttcattatctcaACTGTTTCCCATCACTGCCCACCATTGTAGACATTGGCGTAAGTGTATTTCTGTGTAAcctttattacaataataaaaagacagTAAAACATCAGCTGTGACAAAGTCTAGtcaagcatgataaagcacagaggAGCACGGTTCAGCTTGTAGGGGGGAAAGCTGTGCAAGTCTACCAGGGTTAAACCTCAAATGGAAATGATCTTTCAGATGAAACGACCCCAGCTAAGCAGACAGACATCCCATGGCGCCTGAAACAGATGCTGGATATTTTGATTTATGAGGAGCAACATCAGGAGGAAACAGGCCCTTGCATGGAGTATCTGTTGCAGCACAAGCTCCTGGAGACTCTCGGTACATTAGGCAAAGCACAGGTACCACCCCTAGTTATGAACTGGAAATGTGCTGCTTACTAAATTAATCTCCCAAGTAACAAACTAAAAACAGATcccctattttatttattttttcaccagtATCCTCCAGGAATGAACCAGCAGGTCCTCACATTCTTCACAAAGCTCTTGGGACAGATTCAGCAGCCAATGCTTCATATCATCAATGTGTACAGACCGACACAGGTATGCAAAGCAGTAATCAACAGCTTCTCATTAATTTATTGCACCATTCCTGTTTCAAAAAGTAAATGCAGAGGTTCTGTGGAGCATCGGCTATGCCGCCTCAAAAGGGTGGAAGCAGAAAGCTGAGGAAGTGTCTGGAGATGATAAAAACATACAtcattatgattttattttttgcttctttttaaacAGAAGCTAATTCGACAGTGTGGCATTCTTCCAGGATCACAGTCGGAGAGAGAGGAAGTCCAGTTTCTATATGTGATTTGCAATAAACTGAAACAGGATCCGTACCTCCTTAATTACATTCttgaggtattttatttatttatttattttaatactttcttTCGGTCTTGGCCAGTTTAGTGCCATAAAAGCAGCCACTAAAATCGAATTCCTGAGTCCATGCACCCGCTGTTCTTGTTCGTGCCAGCGTAATGAAACACGCAAAGGCAGTTAATGTGTTCGAGTAACTTCAGCTCTTATGCGTGTAATGAAAAACTAATATATATTGTGGTTTATAATACATAGTCTTTCATGTCCAAACTAATTAAAAATTTAACATGGTTCCTTTTACCAATATTCGAGTTTCACAAATTATTTAAGCATTGTCTTTATACAAAATAGTGTCACGCTAGTCATTACAGAAGTGAAGGTAGAGCTCAGTGAGCTTTCCCTCTGGGAGCGCGTCAGCCACACCTTCAAGATCACAGGGAGGACATGGAGCGTGTCTTGGTGTCTATCCTGTGCCTAATTTATATGCCTTCATGAAGCTGTGAGCTTGGTGTGTTGTCATCTGGTTCTTGTTAACTTGCTGATTGTATTCAACAGCAGTATTTCCTCTAGTAAGCAGGGCGTGTGTTTTTGAGCTCAACCAAGGTGCACTcccttcagacagacagacaggcactcGATTCACATTCACCTCAAATGTCAAACAGCAACTTTGTTCTTCTCCTAAACCCCCTAATCAGCATTCTTAACATAGTTGTTTTATGGCTACACAGATCTATTTTGAAATTTATGTCTGGTAAATTCAGTTTCCAGTGTATTGCTCTATTTAGAAACTGTGTCCATGTATAACCCCACTACAAGAAGACATTGCACAAGGTAGAGAGAAGGGAAACCAAAGTTTCCAAACTGAGGGCAGGGTAAAAGAATGAAAATCGacctacaaaataaaaccaagttAAGATGGGATTTAAGTTAATAAATGGCCTACTTACATTTCACCCAAGGAAGTGCTCCAAACTTAGCCAAGAGATCAGGATGAGAGGCACGACAAACTCATGGAATAAACACTAGGAACACTGAGCAACAATCACATTCTAACCCAAGAACCTAGGGGCCAGATTTATCAAGATCTTTACACCAAAGTTATAAAACTATTAGTAAACAACTAAGCCCTCAAACGTGTGCCTACAAGTTCATTCATTTTGGTTTAAGACCTTGATGGCCCATGGTATACTAGCAAGATATAAACCTCGCAAGATCCAACTGCTCTTCCCATTCCCAGCATGGCTTATGTCCTGATGTCCTTATGTCAGTCCTGCACCAGCGTTGTCTGAGCATACGAGGTGTCTGCATTGCAATCCTTTACATCGGCTTTCCAGGCCAAGAGTGAAGTCAGCAAGCAAAGGCACAATTCTACCTCAGGGGACGAAGAGGGTCGGCACAGTGCAGCTAAACCCAGTACAGCTGCTGCTTCTTCACTGAGTCAGTTGAGTGATTGTACAGCACTGGGTAGCAGGACTGCTGGACATGCAGGCCCCTCCTCTGGTACACAAGAGAGACCAGCCTCTTCCTCCCTAGCACACAAAGCAGACACCAACCTGGTCCAAGCCTTAATCAACTTAAGCAAAAGTCAGGTATGTACAGCaggtataattattttttgtttatttagcaaacgcCTTTATCCCatgtgacttacagagactagggtgtgtgatctatgcatcagctgcagagtcacttgcaacaatgactcacccgaaagacggaggttcagtgacttgcccAGGGTCATGCAGTGAGTGAtccgggaacctcctggttacaagcccttttctttaaccactggaccacacagcctcctgccAGCTCTGCTATTCTGCAGTCTGATGTAACTCCAGTTAAATTACTACGTTTTTGTaaaattcataaatacatttgGATAACGTAGCTGGATGTACGTGTACAGAATAAATACGAaatactgctaaaaaaaacaaaacaaaaaacaacgaaactaCTGCCAAAAAATAAGCATCGATCTATATCGAGGTTGATGTTTGTTATTATCATATGTACTAGTCAGATAGTTAGATTGGATCTCCATCAAATTAAGTGCATCATAATTGTGATGCTGAATTAGACTTGCATTCATTTCATCCAAAACATATCTGGTTCTGTTTTTCAGAAAAGCAAAATTGCACTAAGATCCTGTGAAGCCCTGCTGCTATTGGTCGGTGTACCAAACCAAGAGACAGCCAGTTACCTGACTGAGAGCACTGCACTTTGCCAGCTGGTCACAGACAGGCTCTGTGAGCTCTACAGCCAGGTCCCTGCCTCTATAGACCCTGCGGACGTGGAGACAGTTGAGAGGGTTTCCTGGAGGTACGTGCAGCAGCCTTTAAGCTTCACATCGAAGGCCAGTCAAACAATGTACTGTACGTTTCAAAGAACAGaacccagggatggaaatgacTCTCATTGGatagtagtttgatccatttctggttttactatgagtttaataagacacaactgAGCTTGTTAACTATAAACGGGTTGCTAATCAAGCACATGTTAAAACCTGGGATGGGTTaatgcaataggaggcttatttCAATCCCTGGAGACTGTACAattgtaacttaaaaaaagaaaactgaatatcACTCCGAATGACTCCCATTCCACAGCGCGTAATCCGTCGCTGGCTTTACTGTGATCTCAGTTACACCTGAGAGCATGTCCGCTAGGATATCTGCAAACAAGCTGTGTTGTGACTAGTTAAGCTCATAGCCTGAAATTGCCAGTGCAGTGGGAGTTTGAGTTTATGTCACTGTTAGACAATATGTGCTATTCAGTGTTTTGCATGTGCTCTACTTGTTGCATAGTTCTGTGATAGACTAGTTGTTGTgctttaatgtttaatatatgtGCTTTCATGTAGTTTGGTATGGCAGTTATTGAGTTGTATGAAATTAGACACCAAAAACCGCAAATTGGCGTTAGAGGTTCACCTAAACATTTGAAAAGAGAACAATTCAGATGATTTTGTGGAACCGCTGTTCTGAATTgtgcattgttgttgttttatatttttatgctgtgtttgaaatgtttcagaaGCCAGTTTTCAAAACGTTGCACAGAAGACCCTGCTGTGTATCCAGGGAGAGAGCACCTTGAGGCGTTTTTACTGTGGGTAGATTACTGTGATCACCTTCTCAAAGAAGCTCATAGGGTAAGCcaagattttgtttttctgtgcttACAAAATGGAAGTGCACTGTACTATTTGTACAATACTGGGCTGCTTAATCTGTAACAAACCAGTCCTCTGAACAGTTAATGGATGCAGAAtcttaaaatcatgttttatatatatatatatatatatatatatatatatatatatatatatatatatatatatatatatatatatatatattatataaataatttggTCAACAAttattgaacacatttaaaaaaaatggaatggagtaattgttggtttcttttttttcatcagtTACTTGCTTCAAGTTTGGCAAAAGCAATACATGAAAGATGGCTTATTGCAGTAATACAGCCACAACTGCTGCAAATGTAAGGCACTtatgttgttttctgtttctgatCAAACTAATACCTTTGATCATATGCATCTCACCAATTTCTAGTATTTTTTTAGCCTTTATTTCTTAGGTTTTTATTGACTCTTCTAGGGGTGTGTCTAGCATGAGTAGTCTCAGACATATGCAAACATATGGTGTTTGTGAAGCAGTAAGAGTACATGGCAAGCCAATTTATTTCATATTCTGTATTTCTACGCACTCTTTTCCATGTACAGTTAGTAGCTGGACACATGGGAGTCTTCTACACATTGTAATCATTTATAAAAAGTGATAGAGGGCTTCTCGTGATgacatgtcattttaaatgatctttatgtaaattaattttatgcTTAGCAGAGATCCTTTTGTTCAAGGTGTTTTGCCCGATGAAGGAGCATACATGGTCTTGAAAGCTTATATATACATGCATTTACCAACTTCAGCATTGTACTTTCTGTTCCAGGTCAGAAATTGGGGTGCTGATCACCACGATGCTGTTAACCTTGGTAGTGCGTCAGATCTCGGCTCCCGTGATGTTAGAAGAggtggttttctttttattaggaGATCAGAGAGCGCCTGAGCTTCCCATGGACAGTGAAAGCCATGTATTACGATATCATCTCATAGAACACTGTGACCACATATCTGAGGAGGTGGGGCGTATGTTTCTATATATGTGCCTCGGCATGATCAAGCATTATAAAAGGCATGTAACTACTagttaatgcatttctttatttttgattttacTCAGATCAGTGTTGCAACACTGAGGTTATTTGAGCAATTGCTGCAGAAGCCCCATGAGCACATCATCTTCAACCTGGTTCTGAGAAACCTGGAGCTGAGGAGCTATATTGCAGCTAGCAGCGCATGTGGACTGGAAGACAGGCATGCTGTAGCTCATGAACAGCTGGATGATACAGAGTAGGTGCTTCCCGCTGCTCACGTTCTCATATACATCAGGTCCTGGGGTGATCGTGAGGGCATTCTCACCATCACTTAATATAGCACTGTTGAATCTTTCTAATAGTCAAATGGtagtatacatattaaatattgatataaatatttataaaagtacaCAATCCAGTTCTATTATGATAGTTGTGTGGaagttattacaatttaaacatcTCCTATAAATTGCATTCTCTCTCTGTGATACAGTGGGCTGCCACAAGGTGTCACTGTTGCTAAAAAGAAGTCCAGATAAGCGCATCAAAAATTCATGAAGTTTTGTCTGATACATAAATTAACCATGTTActattatttgtttgtattgtttttgggtGGGAAATATTTCAAGAGAGGTTAGCAAACCCCAAACGGTAATATTTCTTTATGGAAGTGGAGCTTTCTGTGTGATTGTTTGTAGCCGATAAGAATTTTCTTTGTAAGCAAACTCTTTTCCCTGGTAACCGCTAAACTTCAAATTACTCGCAGGGAGTTGGAAGAGGACCCCTTTTTCACAGACATGTACCCCGAGAGTGGCTTCCAGGGCTCCGAACAACTGCTGTCTTTATCCCCCAGAGAAACAGCAGTGCGGCCCACTGGAAACACAGGGGTCAGTGACATTGTAAATAGGTAAGAAGTTTACTTTgtgatttttatacatttttttcatagtCTGCACCTCCTGCGAACTGGTGTACTAGACTTTCTCAGGGTGTCGGACACTTGGGCACAACTCCAGTTAATACATTCTTGCATTTGTGGCTTACAAGAGTTAAAAAGTCAAtttcttattagcactagcaactgTATCACTGGCTACCCGTTTCATTGAGATCCTTTCCTTGCAGATAATTTCTGGCCACTTTGCAGTAGGCTTTGTTTTAGTtacttacaaaataattaaagtgtTACACATTTGTTTGCAGTGTAAACTCAAGTTAACAGACTGTCCTTAGGAATGTGTTTACCTTATACCTTCTCAGTTTATTAGTGAAATAAAATGAGGCCAGCACCAGTAAGGATGAGAAAAGTCGACTGCAg from Polyodon spathula isolate WHYD16114869_AA chromosome 31, ASM1765450v1, whole genome shotgun sequence encodes:
- the fhip2b gene encoding protein FAM160B2, producing the protein MEVFSKLTSLFQQALETREPSVNLHDSFVEHWKGITNYYIETSDETTPAKQTDIPWRLKQMLDILIYEEQHQEETGPCMEYLLQHKLLETLGTLGKAQYPPGMNQQVLTFFTKLLGQIQQPMLHIINVYRPTQKLIRQCGILPGSQSEREEVQFLYVICNKLKQDPYLLNYILEAKSEVSKQRHNSTSGDEEGRHSAAKPSTAAASSLSQLSDCTALGSRTAGHAGPSSGTQERPASSSLAHKADTNLVQALINLSKSQKSKIALRSCEALLLLVGVPNQETASYLTESTALCQLVTDRLCELYSQVPASIDPADVETVERVSWRSQFSKRCTEDPAVYPGREHLEAFLLWVDYCDHLLKEAHRLLASSLAKAIHERWLIAVIQPQLLQMSEIGVLITTMLLTLVVRQISAPVMLEEVVFFLLGDQRAPELPMDSESHVLRYHLIEHCDHISEEISVATLRLFEQLLQKPHEHIIFNLVLRNLELRSYIAASSACGLEDRHAVAHEQLDDTEELEEDPFFTDMYPESGFQGSEQLLSLSPRETAVRPTGNTGVSDIVNSFLCLVPQEAKTSQNVLESGYDTYVHDAHTLFQDCTSYSREWGWPQELRPLESSTPASDFYEGHFLKVLFDRLTRILDQPYELNLQITSVVSKLAVFSHPHLHEYLLDPYINLAPGSRSLFSVLVRVIGDLMQRIQHIPNFTGKLLLVREQLIGLEPEAMTDHLTLLKGVTVLEEFCKELAAIAFVKYPVEEQ